A window from Manduca sexta isolate Smith_Timp_Sample1 chromosome 24, JHU_Msex_v1.0, whole genome shotgun sequence encodes these proteins:
- the LOC115444193 gene encoding uncharacterized protein K02A2.6, with protein sequence MAASRMQRWAVILAGYDYSIEYVRSDKNAADALSRLPVEMEKHTNEEFTYLNFVQKFLPITRQMVQDGIDKDEDLKKVVNFIQAGWPNVCKDELKAYFVRRNELYMDRGCIVWGYRLVIPMKLRERLLSELHLGHLGIVKMKSIARGIVWWPGIDLDIENTCKQCTTCCLEGAAPPKAVPQPWPYIAEPWSRLYIDFLGLFQGKTFLVMVDCSSKWLEVFLMPKTNAQIVIKVLRTTFARFGLPKEIVSDNGPPFTSREYLDFMENNGIKVTFTPAYHPSSNGAAENAVKLCKRAIRKSLRDGIDIDTALQTYLMMYRNVEHSTTGIAPAMLLQRRRLRTRLDLLRVDRQLEAKVQDTQRKQVCNAGGTVRDFKIGDPVWARDFTGGKWLDGTVKEKLGSRNYNIGRESGPFLKRHVDQIKKRRSSYTVSATEPFIPSLNKELENPMPLANEEINGVEQSVAHDATESGVRESETVQDIIENPTVENQRELKYDENPVALPVNRSRRIRKPVRRYGFEDYTD encoded by the coding sequence ATGGCTGCCAGTAGAATGCAGCGTTGGGCGGTAATATTAGCTGGGTACGATTATAGCATAGAGTACGTTCGAAGTGACAAGAATGCCGCCGATGCTTTATCGCGTCTGCCGGTGGAGATGGAGAAACATACGAATGAGgagtttacttatttaaattttgtccaaAAATTTTTACCTATTACTAGGCAAATGGTCCAAGATGGTATTGATAAGGATGAGGATTTAAAAAAGGTGGTTAATTTCATTCAAGCAGGGTGGCCAAACGTGTGCAAAGACGAATTAAAAGCATATTTTGTAAGGCGTAACGAATTATACATGGATAGGGGGTGCATAGTTTGGGGCTATCGTTTAGTTATACCGATGAAGTTAAGAGAGCGTTTATTAAGCGAGTTGCATCTAGGACATTTAGGTATAGTCAAGATGAAAAGTATAGCACGCGGTATTGTTTGGTGGCCTGGAATCGATCTAGACATTGAAAATACGTGCAAACAGTGCACAACGTGTTGTCTAGAGGGGGCTGCGCCACCTAAAGCGGTACCGCAACCATGGCCTTATATTGCTGAACCATGGTCACGATTATACATAGATTTTCTGGGGCTGTTTCAAGGGAAAACATTTTTAGTAATGGTTGATTGTTCAAGTAAATGGCTAGAGGTATTTTTGATGCCAAAGACGAATGCtcaaatagtaataaaagtaCTTCGTACAACTTTTGCACGTTTTGGACTACCCAAAGAAATAGTATCTGATAACGGTCCTCCGTTTACAAGTAGAGAATACCTAGACTTTATGGAAAATAATGGTATAAAAGTAACTTTCACACCAGCATATCATCCTTCTTCAAATGGAGCGGCTGAAAATGCCGTAAAGCTTTGCAAACGAGCGATTAGAAAGTCTTTAAGGGACGGTATTGACATAGACACAGCATTACAAACATACTTAATGATGTATAGGAATGTAGAGCATAGCACAACTGGAATTGCACCGGCCATGCTACTACAACGTAGGAGATTAAGGACTAGGTTAGATTTGTTAAGAGTGGATAGGCAATTAGAAGCAAAAGTACAAGATACGCAACGTAAGCAAGTTTGCAACGCAGGGGGCACCGTAAGGGATTTTAAGATTGGAGACCCGGTTTGGGCTCGTGATTTTACAGGGGGGAAATGGCTAGATGGCACAGTTAAGGAAAAATTAGGTTCCCGTAATTATAACATCGGTAGGGAAAGTGGTCCCTTCTTAAAAAGACACGttgatcaaattaaaaaaaggcGTAGTAGTTATACAGTGTCCGCTACAGAGCCATTTATTCCTTCGCTCAACAAGGAATTGGAGAATCCGATGCCCTTAGCTAACGAGGAGATAAACGGTGTCGAACAAAGTGTGGCGCATGATGCGACTGAGTCGGGTGTGCGAGAATCGGAAACCGTGCAGGACATTATTGAAAATCCCACCGTTGAAAATCAACGGGAGTTAAAATACGATGAGAACCCAGTTGCACTGCCCGTGAACCGCTCCAGGAGAATTAGGAAGCCTGTACGTAGATACGGTTTTGAAGAttatacagattaa
- the LOC119190482 gene encoding uncharacterized protein LOC119190482: MHAGPQLLLATIRETYWPLGGRNLARLCYRQCVRCQRFKAQVVQTQMGNLPSSRLSPADFPFQSVGVDYAGPITSANRQGRGCKLLKVYIVIFVCFTTKAIHLELVGDLTSSNYLQALRRFMSRRGKPLYIYSDNGSSFVGAYNDLSTFLKRICNSLAEDAAHDGINFHFIPAYAPHFGGLWEAGVKSTKHHLVRVLGNCHLTYEELNSTLIQMEAILNSRPLTPLSSDAEDLLPLTPGHFLIGRPVTSLPVQNLRDCSYDRLTRHQRIEQLRQHFWVRWSKEYISELQKRVKWQSGKDYHLKIDALVIIKDDNLPPIKWKLGRIIALHPGTDNICRVADIRTAGGVIRRAVSKICPLL, encoded by the coding sequence ATGCATGCAGGTCCCCAATTATTATTGGCCACAATAAGAGAAACTTACTGGCCTTTGGGTGGTCGCAACTTAGCCAGATTATGCTATCGTCAGTGCGTTCGCTGTCAACGTTTTAAGGCACAAGTTGTACAAACACAAATGGGCAATTTGCCCTCAAGCAGATTGTCACCAGCTGACTTTCCTTTTCAAAGTGTAGGCGTTGACTACGCGGGTCCCATAACATCGGCTAATCGTCAAGGTCGTGGATGTAAACTACTGAAAgtttacattgtaatttttgtgtGCTTTACGACTAAAGCCATACATTTAGAATTAGTGGGCGATTTGACGAGCAGCAACTACTTACAGGCTTTGCGTAGGTTTATGTCCCGAAGAGGAAAgcctctttatatttattcagacaATGGGTCATCATTTGTAGGAGCCTATAATGATCTTTCTACATTCCTTAAGCGCATTTGTAACTCCTTAGCTGAAGATGCGGCTCATGATGGAATCAATTTCCACTTTATTCCTGCCTACGCCCCACATTTTGGTGGACTTTGGGAGGCGGGTGTTAAATCCACTAAACATCATTTAGTTAGAGTGCTGGGCAATTGTCACTTAACTTATGAGGAGCTAAACTCCACCTTAATCCAAATGGAGGCAATTTTAAATTCTCGACCGCTCACTCCGCTGTCGTCAGACGCTGAAGATTTGCTGCCGCTTACTCCAGGTCACTTTTTAATCGGAAGACCAGTTACTTCACTACCGGTTCAAAACTTGCGGGACTGCTCTTATGACCGCCTGACTCGGCATCAAAGGATCGAGCAACTCAGGCAACATTTCTGGGTGAGATGGAGCAAAGAGTACATTTCAGAACTTCAGAAAAGAGTCAAATGGCAGAGTGGCAaagattatcatttaaaaatcgaCGCCCTTGTCATCATCAAGGACGACAATTTACCACCAATTAAGTGGAAGTTGGGCCGAATCATAGCACTACACCCTGGTACTGATAATATCTGCAGGGTGGCTGACATACGGACTGCAGGTGGCGTAATAAGAAGAGCTGTCTCGAAGATTTGTCCCCTTCTCTAA
- the LOC119190433 gene encoding uncharacterized protein LOC119190433, giving the protein MHLNIPTDIPLADPYYHTPAPIDMILGADVFWNLLGSERIVLGNHQPILFETRLGWVVSGPINTGLANKFNQPVKCNIVAIANCNVSCEFSSRFCEVFKEGLGRFTGGPVGFQLRDGARPVFMRARPLAYALREPIERALDQMVRDGILTPVATSDWATPIVPVMKKDGTVRRGLRHLKRYRNHGLILLNHEPFIPSLNKELENPMPLANEEINGVEQSVAHDATESGVRESETVQDIIENPTVENQRELKYDENPVALPVNRSRRIRKPSGGSGIVTKYNTNDKSSPLDDLQTQLTRFWQIEEISHHESSTYSAEEALCEEHFVKNTTRLENGRFCVTIPLKESSDTLSDSFHRAKRCFLAIERRNRKNPSLDKMYKDFMSEYISLGHMSQCQVEEDNVSYFIPHHGVLRESSTTTKLRVVFNASAPTTSGISLNQIQMVGPTVQDDLTSILLRFRMYKYVLSADVEKMYRQMSIHH; this is encoded by the exons atgcatttaaatataccaACAGATATACCTTTAGCTGATCCGTATTATCACACTCCAGCACCGATAGACATGATATTAGGAGCTGATGTATTCTGGAATTTACTAGGATCAGAAAGAATCGTATTAGGGAACCACCagcctattttatttgaaactagacTTGGTTGGGTAGTCAGTGGCCCAATTAATACCGGTTTAGCCAATAAGTTTAATCAACCTGTCAAATGCAATATTGTAGCCATTGCTAATTGTAATGTATCATGT GAATTTAGTTCCAGATTCTGTGAAGTATTCAAGGAGGGCCTGGGGCGGTTCACTGGCGGACCAGTGGGATTCCAGTTGAGGGATGGTGCACGACCGGTTTTCATGCGCGCGCGGCCTCTCGCCTATGCGCTCCGCGAGCCAATCGAGCGCGCTCTTGACCAGATGGTGCGGGACGGGATCCTGACACCGGTTGCCACCTCCGACTGGGCCACTCCAATTGTACCGGTGATGAAAAAAGATGGCACCGTACGG AGGGGGCTGCGCCACCTAAAGCGGTACCGCAACCATGGCCTTATATTGCTGAACCATG AGCCATTTATTCCTTCGCTCAACAAGGAATTGGAGAATCCGATGCCCTTAGCTAACGAGGAGATAAACGGTGTCGAACAAAGTGTGGCGCATGATGCGACTGAGTCGGGTGTGCGAGAATCGGAAACCGTGCAGGACATTATTGAAAATCCCACCGTTGAAAATCAACGGGAGTTAAAATACGATGAGAACCCAGTTGCACTGCCCGTGAACCGCTCCAGGAGAATTAGGAAGCCT AGTGGTGGCTCCGGTATCGTTACGAAATATAACACTAATGACAAATCTTCACCATTAGATGACTTACAAACTCAGTTAACGCGGTTTTGGCAAATAGAAGAAATAAGCCATCATGAGTCATCCACTTATTCAGCTGAAGAAGCACTTTGTGAAGAACATTTTGTTAAGAATACGACACGTTTAGAAAACGGTCGGTTCTGCGTTACAATTCCGCTGAAAGAATCTTCTGATACTTTAAGTGATTCATTTCATCGTGCAAAACGATGCTTTTTAGCCATAGAGCGTAGAAATAGGAAAAATCCATCACTCGACAAAATGTACAAAGACTTTATGTCAGAGTATATTTCTTTAGGACACATGTCACAGTGTCAAGTTGAAGAAGATAACGTGTCATATTTTATACCGCATCATGGCGTACTACGAGAAAGTAGTACTACCACTAAACTACGCGTAGTATTTAACGCTAGTGCTCCTACCACATCAGGGATTTCTTTAAACCAAATACAGATGGTGGGGCCTACCGTTCAAGACGATTTAACATCGATACTTCTCAGATTTAGGATGTACAAATATGTACTTTCGGCAGACGTAGAAAAGATGTATAGACAAATGTCAATACATCATTAG
- the LOC115451946 gene encoding uncharacterized protein LOC115451946, producing the protein MTDIKVLRRKRGSCKARLTIFATYLSHLTDSELNPDQVLELQLRVDRFGELFDQFNDIQTQLECLSDNLDEEIIERSAFGSEYYALFAQAKNRLIVTKADEDDFKTTNSSSKRKVAQLPTINLPTFSGSYDNWLAFRDTFISLIHKDDDIDEINKFHYLKTSLEGSAADVIQSVDFSAENYSLAWDLLCGRFDNKRLLLQNHVSAIFDLNPLIKESSNNLKSMIDQINKHIRACEKLGEPVNGWDTLLIHLFSHKLDARTFREWEVYKKRLDKSKSILFKQFMEFMQERAQLSKTKKSPDIPTKHNAKLKSMVFLSDNINSFSYSFLCPECNGDHYLNTCPQFLALSIDERMSVLPKYKVCYNCFHRGHYPKNCKRSGCKVCNYKHHNILTINRRIARLIVDGPKCPHPRVPTTARLPLTLTRLHCQQILLHIRIQATRPTFFCRLL; encoded by the coding sequence ATGACCGACATCAAAGTTCTTCGGCGGAAACGAGGCAGCTGTAAAGCTCGATTAACAATTTTTGCGACCTACTTATCCCATTTGACGGATTCGGAACTGAACCCCGACCAGGTATTGGAGTTACAATTGCGCGTCGATAGGTTTGGAGAATTGTTTGACCAATTTAATGATATTCAAACTCAGCTTGAATGTTTATCTGATAACTTAGatgaagaaataattgaaaGATCTGCTTTTGGATCGGAATACTATGCACTATTTGCCCAGGCAAAGAATAGGCTAATTGTTACGAAAGCGGATGAAGATGATTTCAAAACAACAAACAGCAGTTCAAAGCGTAAGGTCGCCCAATTGCCCACTATCAATTTACCAACATTTTCAGGTTCATATGACAATTGGCTCGCATTTCGTGATACTTTCATTAGTTTAATCCACAAAGATGACGACATcgacgaaattaataaatttcattatttaaagacATCATTGGAGGGGTCAGCTGCTGATGTTATCCAATCAGTGGATTTTAGTGCTGAAAATTACTCGCTGGCGTGGGATCTTTTATGTGGTAGGTTTGACAACAAACGTTTGTTGCTTCAAAACCATGTTTCGGCTATTTTTGACCTCAATCCACTAATAAAAGAGTCATCAAACAATTTGAAATCTATGATAgaccaaattaataaacatattcgaGCTTGTGAGAAATTAGGCGAACCTGTTAATGGCTGGGACACattgttaattcatttatttagtcACAAATTAGATGCAAGGACATTTCGTGAGTGGGAAGTGTATAAAAAGCGACTTGACAAATCTAAGTCCATTCTTTTTAAGCAGTTTATGGAGTTTATGCAAGAACGCGCTCAgctttctaaaactaaaaaatcacCTGACATTCCGACAAAGCATAATGCGAAACTTAAGTCTATGGTGTTTTTGAGCGATAATATTAACTCATTTTCTTATAGTTTTCTTTGTCCGGAATGTAATGGAGATCATTACCTTAATACTTGTCCACAATTTCTAGCATTAAGTATTGACGAGAGAATGTCGGTTTTGcctaaatataaagtttgttaTAACTGTTTCCATCGCGGGCACTATCCTAAAAATTGTAAACGATCAGGGTGTAAAGTTTGCAATTATAAACATCATaacatattaacaataaatcgaCGCATCGCTCGATTGATAGTGGACGGTCCGAAGTGTCCCCATCCGCGGGTGCCGACGACTGCGCGGTTACCTCTAACGCTCACTCGGTTGCACTGTCAGCAAATCTTACTGCACATTCGCATACAAGCAACTCGCCCGACATTCTTCTGTCGACTGCTTTAG